A DNA window from Tachysurus fulvidraco isolate hzauxx_2018 chromosome 4, HZAU_PFXX_2.0, whole genome shotgun sequence contains the following coding sequences:
- the LOC113655780 gene encoding interferon alpha-inducible protein 27-like protein 2: MKKVIKTVIGVTAGVAAGTVGTVVLAPAVLGLVGFTAGGIAAGSIAAGMMSSAAVANGGAVAAGSLVAVLQSVGAAGFTAATTAGVASTGGVIGGVLGWFSDRKRKGQCRDPLESVKLSVLETGNSSAPEDDEEDDDTPNGPSSKELQKI; the protein is encoded by the exons ATGAAAA AGGTGATCAAAACTGTGATTGGCGTCACTGCAGGGGTGGCCGCTGGTACAG TTGGTACTGTCGTGTTAGCCCCTGCTGTACTCGGGTTGGTGGGCTTCACCGCCGGTGGCATCGCAGCCGGCTCCATAGCTGCCGGTATGATGTCATCAGCTGCTGTAGCTAATGGAGGAGCAGTAGCAGCAGGCAGCTTAGTGGCTGTTCTTCAGTCAGTAG GTGCCGCTGGCTTTACGGCTGCCACAACGGCCGGAGTGGCGTCTACAGGCGGGGTCATCGGCGGTGTGCTGGGGTGGTTTTCTGACCGTAAAAGAAAGGGTCAATGTCGTGATCCACTAGAGAGCGTCAAACTATCGGTCCTGGAGACTGGAAATTCTTCAGCACCagaggatgatgaggaagatgacGACACTCCAAATGGCCCTTCCTCCAAGGAACTGCAAaagatttaa